From the uncultured Trichococcus sp. genome, one window contains:
- the smc gene encoding chromosome segregation protein SMC produces the protein MHLERIEMSGFKSFADKTVIEFDEGVTAVVGPNGSGKSNLSEAVRWVLGEQSAKNLRGKKMDDIVFAGSQTRKPVNIAEVTLILNNEDGFLPLEFSEVSITRRYNRNGDSDCFINKKPCRLKDITELLMDSGIGKDSFSMISQGKVEQIFQNKPEDRRIILEEAAGVARYKNRKTSAERKLSQTEEHLNRIEDILHEINSQLAPLEIQRKTALAYKEKKALLSEIEIALTASEIERLNAQWQMSKRELADYDRKISTEERSLAGTQAALQQLKQKLDACDEQLETLQTGYVTVIQKLEQLEGQKQVFQQRAMYSSKNQEEQAQIIAEKEALIKTEKANLAALRAELAAKVDARKELSEKRASLSEKEAQLTQNKAELVQQLRNDYINRLQEQSSNRNTTVHLEKEMMLATEQEQRFLSKSDELRKNLRQLKAKQQSLNEEYVRFVEENANLESELQGCKQNSFQLVSKLQQMNAELDTVTRNLQQAEARRESQQELDDSYASYYQGVKEMLRRRESVPGIRGPVAELIQVPEKYTLAIEIALGATMQHIVVADERTASQCIGILKAQHLGRATFLPMTVIQGKHLPASVRTTLENSTGYIGIANELIGHEEMYNAIVSSLLGTTIVAANIQDGLQISKKLQSRYRIVTLEGDVIHAGGSMTGGATRRQQEASLLARKNNLNKLTDYVQQLSVQYNQLKREQEKWSLQQQSLQEELDDKRQKATIKQFELQQRETSLQQVTAEIATKEKESAAHEYEKRMFYEEKEDRQTQLAQAQQNLLVLNSEIDQLQKDIAESSLNEEERLKLLQDVQLNRQQADQELAVLQEQEKQLRRDVKLSAERIQTEQEAIGSLKGKQDQVAKLADTETLTIQEITMQLKSATAEKERFDAELRQLREQKKQTEQNRGVQETEQNEKNKNLQKLWSEHAKLETNAGRYEIAIDHHLAHLSEEYGLSFEAAKQDHQLTQEPEEAARQVKQLKKEIEELGPINMGAIEEYDRISERFTFLSEQQTDLLSARGNLLNTMNEMDDEVRLRFKETFIQIKKQFEKTFPKLFGGGKATLELTDPNDLLETGIEIVAQPPGKKLQQLSLLSGGEKAFTAIALLFAIIEVKPVPFCILDEVEAALDEANVSRFGKYLAASTELTQFIVITHRKGTMEEADALYGVTMQDSGVSRLASVKFEDYEEIG, from the coding sequence TTGCATCTTGAAAGAATAGAAATGTCGGGTTTCAAATCATTCGCCGACAAAACCGTAATCGAATTTGATGAAGGTGTGACAGCGGTAGTAGGGCCGAACGGAAGCGGCAAAAGCAACCTTTCGGAAGCTGTCCGCTGGGTATTGGGGGAACAATCCGCAAAAAATCTGCGTGGGAAAAAAATGGACGATATCGTTTTTGCCGGCTCGCAGACACGCAAACCTGTCAACATTGCGGAAGTTACCCTCATCTTGAACAACGAGGACGGATTCCTGCCGCTGGAATTCAGCGAAGTGAGCATCACCAGGAGATACAACCGCAATGGCGACAGTGACTGTTTCATCAACAAAAAGCCTTGCCGTTTGAAAGACATAACAGAATTATTGATGGATTCGGGCATCGGAAAAGACTCTTTCTCCATGATCTCGCAAGGGAAAGTGGAACAAATTTTTCAGAACAAGCCCGAGGACAGAAGGATCATCCTTGAAGAAGCCGCCGGGGTAGCCAGGTACAAAAACCGCAAAACGAGCGCCGAACGCAAGCTGTCCCAAACGGAAGAACATCTGAACCGGATCGAGGACATCCTGCATGAAATCAACAGCCAACTCGCTCCTCTGGAAATCCAACGGAAAACAGCTTTGGCATACAAGGAGAAAAAAGCGTTACTAAGCGAAATCGAAATTGCTTTGACCGCTTCCGAAATTGAGCGGCTGAATGCGCAGTGGCAAATGAGCAAACGCGAGCTGGCCGATTATGACCGTAAAATCAGCACGGAAGAACGGTCGCTTGCGGGCACGCAGGCTGCTTTGCAGCAACTGAAGCAAAAGCTGGACGCCTGCGACGAACAGTTGGAAACACTGCAGACCGGCTATGTCACTGTCATCCAGAAATTGGAACAGCTGGAAGGACAAAAGCAGGTCTTCCAGCAACGGGCGATGTACTCTTCAAAGAATCAAGAAGAGCAAGCCCAGATCATCGCTGAAAAAGAGGCGCTGATCAAGACGGAAAAAGCCAATCTGGCCGCATTGCGGGCCGAACTCGCGGCAAAAGTGGATGCAAGGAAGGAACTTTCGGAAAAAAGAGCGAGCCTTTCCGAAAAAGAAGCCCAACTGACGCAAAACAAGGCGGAGCTTGTCCAGCAACTCCGGAACGATTACATCAACCGGCTGCAGGAGCAATCCAGCAACCGGAACACAACCGTCCATCTTGAAAAAGAAATGATGCTCGCAACCGAACAGGAGCAGCGTTTCCTTTCGAAAAGCGACGAACTCAGGAAGAATCTGCGCCAATTAAAAGCGAAGCAGCAGTCATTGAATGAAGAATATGTCCGATTCGTTGAAGAGAACGCCAATCTGGAATCGGAACTGCAGGGCTGCAAACAAAATAGCTTCCAGCTCGTATCCAAACTCCAACAAATGAACGCAGAACTGGATACCGTAACCCGGAATCTGCAGCAGGCGGAAGCCAGGCGTGAGAGCCAGCAGGAGCTGGACGACAGCTATGCCAGTTACTATCAAGGCGTAAAGGAAATGCTGAGGAGAAGGGAAAGCGTTCCGGGTATCCGTGGGCCAGTCGCCGAATTGATCCAAGTTCCCGAAAAATACACATTAGCCATAGAAATCGCCCTGGGAGCCACGATGCAACACATCGTGGTGGCGGATGAACGCACTGCATCCCAATGCATCGGCATTTTGAAAGCCCAACACTTGGGGCGTGCCACTTTCCTGCCGATGACAGTCATCCAAGGCAAGCATTTGCCTGCGTCTGTGCGGACGACATTGGAGAACAGTACCGGATATATCGGCATCGCGAATGAGCTGATTGGTCATGAGGAAATGTACAACGCGATCGTCAGCAGTTTGTTGGGGACAACGATCGTAGCGGCAAACATCCAGGACGGCTTGCAGATCTCCAAGAAATTGCAGAGCCGCTACCGGATCGTAACCCTTGAAGGGGATGTCATCCATGCCGGCGGATCGATGACGGGTGGCGCGACAAGGCGTCAACAAGAGGCATCCTTATTGGCCCGCAAAAACAATCTGAACAAGCTGACCGACTATGTGCAACAGTTGTCCGTCCAATACAATCAGCTGAAGCGGGAGCAAGAGAAATGGTCGCTGCAGCAACAAAGCCTGCAGGAGGAACTGGATGATAAGCGCCAAAAAGCGACCATCAAACAGTTCGAACTGCAGCAAAGGGAAACTTCCCTGCAGCAAGTGACAGCCGAAATCGCGACGAAAGAAAAAGAATCGGCTGCACACGAATACGAAAAGCGCATGTTTTATGAAGAGAAAGAGGACAGACAAACGCAATTGGCCCAAGCCCAACAAAATCTGCTCGTCCTCAACAGCGAAATCGACCAGCTTCAGAAGGATATAGCGGAATCCAGCCTCAATGAAGAGGAACGCTTGAAACTGCTGCAGGACGTTCAGCTGAACCGGCAGCAAGCCGACCAGGAGCTTGCGGTCCTGCAGGAGCAGGAAAAACAGCTACGGCGTGATGTGAAACTGTCGGCTGAACGCATCCAAACGGAGCAGGAAGCTATCGGCTCATTGAAGGGCAAACAAGATCAGGTCGCCAAGCTGGCCGACACGGAGACGCTGACCATCCAAGAAATCACAATGCAGCTGAAGTCCGCCACTGCAGAAAAAGAGAGATTCGATGCAGAGTTAAGACAGTTGCGGGAGCAAAAAAAGCAAACCGAACAAAATCGTGGTGTTCAGGAAACCGAGCAGAACGAAAAAAATAAAAACCTCCAAAAATTATGGAGTGAGCACGCCAAACTGGAAACAAACGCCGGGCGCTATGAAATCGCCATCGACCACCACCTTGCGCATTTGAGCGAGGAGTACGGTCTCAGCTTTGAAGCCGCGAAACAGGATCATCAGTTAACCCAGGAGCCCGAAGAGGCAGCCCGACAAGTGAAACAGCTGAAAAAAGAAATCGAAGAGCTGGGCCCGATCAACATGGGCGCAATCGAGGAATATGATCGCATTTCCGAAAGGTTCACTTTCCTTTCCGAACAGCAGACGGATCTGCTTTCCGCCCGAGGCAATCTTCTGAACACGATGAACGAAATGGATGATGAAGTCCGCTTGCGATTCAAGGAGACTTTCATCCAGATCAAAAAGCAATTCGAAAAAACCTTCCCGAAATTATTCGGCGGCGGCAAAGCGACACTGGAGCTGACGGATCCGAACGACCTGTTGGAGACCGGCATCGAAATTGTCGCGCAACCGCCAGGCAAAAAATTGCAGCAGCTCAGCCTGCTCTCCGGCGGGGAAAAAGCATTCACGGCGATCGCGCTCTTGTTCGCCATCATCGAAGTCAAACCGGTGCCGTTCTGCATCTTGGATGAAGTGGAGGCTGCCTTGGATGAAGCGAATGTATCCCGCTTCGGAAAATATCTGGCAGCGTCAACCGAATTGACCCAGTTCATCGTGATCACCCATCGCAAAGGCACGATGGAAGAAGCGGATGCATTGTACGGAGTGACCATGCAGGATTCCGGCGTATCCCGCCTGGCATCGGTCAAATTTGAAGATTACGAAGAAATAGGTTAA
- the rimM gene encoding ribosome maturation factor RimM (Essential for efficient processing of 16S rRNA) has protein sequence MEKFYDVGKVVNTQGLKGEVRVISSTDFADERYKKGATLYLFRENSEPITLKVASHRVHKNFNMLTFEGYNRIEDVEPFRGGILRVSETQLEDLSDHEFYYHEIIGLSVVSDAGEELGIIKEILPLGANDVWVVSKPGRKDLLVPYIASVVEKVSLEDKQVTIHILEGMMD, from the coding sequence ATGGAAAAATTTTATGATGTCGGAAAAGTTGTGAATACGCAAGGGCTTAAAGGTGAAGTGCGTGTCATTTCCAGCACTGATTTTGCGGATGAACGCTACAAAAAAGGAGCTACGCTCTACTTGTTCCGCGAAAACAGTGAGCCAATCACTCTGAAGGTAGCCAGCCACCGCGTGCACAAGAATTTCAATATGCTGACATTCGAGGGATATAACCGGATCGAAGATGTCGAACCGTTCAGAGGGGGAATCCTGCGAGTTTCGGAAACGCAGTTGGAGGACCTTTCGGATCATGAGTTCTATTATCATGAAATCATCGGATTGTCCGTCGTCAGTGATGCCGGCGAAGAATTGGGTATCATCAAAGAAATCTTGCCGCTTGGGGCGAATGATGTGTGGGTTGTATCCAAACCAGGCCGAAAGGATTTATTGGTTCCGTATATCGCTTCCGTAGTGGAAAAGGTATCTTTGGAAGATAAACAGGTCACAATCCACATTCTAGAAGGAATGATGGACTGA
- a CDS encoding oligopeptide ABC transporter substrate-binding protein, protein MLNKMIVPFFLAALLAGCGNEDVLPETDGNLSNSSAVIQEFDTVMNSDAPAIAGGVLKYALVAESSFQGIFSPVFSEDAHDEELMGFSHESIFSYDEEFQLTQAGMATFVLNENLKTVSITLQDNLKWSDGAALTVDDLLYAYEVIGHPEYAGSLYGEAFANVVGMTEYHEGAADAIAGIEVLDDTHLIIAFKELNPSILQAGGALWSQPLPRHQLESIPVSEMVRSSQLREQPVGAGPFRVKAIIPGESVLFEANEYYWKGKPKLDNILVEVVGSATIVSEMEAGHYDVAIMPTSSYEAYKDFDNITLLGREELATAYIGFKLGSQDVESGANSLNLSSKMADSALRQAMAFALDNEFVAAVLFDGLRQPANGMIPPAFEGFSEDEAAGFSYDPVKAATMLDEAGYLDSDGDGFRETPDGEPLEISFAAVAGGDAAETVVAYYIQQWKAIGLDVSLATGRLIEYQKFHDMLASDSPAIDAFQAIWGTGMDPNPSEMFGRTSALNYTRWTNEKNDALLAQINAAATLDGNTRTGIYQEWQALLFEEAPVIPTLWRTQIFAVNNRVKNFNIRYGAARGWETIELTSEEPVR, encoded by the coding sequence ATGCTGAATAAAATGATTGTTCCGTTCTTTTTGGCTGCGCTGCTGGCCGGGTGCGGAAACGAAGATGTCTTACCGGAAACGGACGGGAACTTGTCCAATTCATCCGCTGTCATCCAGGAGTTCGATACTGTCATGAACAGCGATGCCCCAGCCATCGCCGGCGGAGTGTTGAAATATGCGCTGGTTGCCGAATCTTCCTTTCAGGGCATCTTCAGCCCTGTTTTTTCAGAGGATGCCCATGACGAGGAACTCATGGGTTTTTCACATGAATCCATTTTTTCCTATGATGAGGAGTTTCAGCTTACCCAAGCTGGCATGGCAACCTTTGTTCTCAATGAAAATTTAAAAACAGTATCGATCACTTTACAGGATAATCTGAAGTGGTCGGACGGAGCGGCACTTACGGTAGATGATCTTCTTTATGCCTATGAGGTGATCGGGCACCCGGAATATGCCGGTTCCCTCTATGGAGAGGCTTTTGCGAATGTTGTGGGCATGACCGAATACCATGAAGGCGCTGCGGATGCGATTGCCGGTATCGAGGTTTTGGATGATACGCACCTCATCATTGCTTTCAAAGAATTGAATCCGTCCATTTTGCAGGCGGGAGGAGCCTTGTGGAGCCAACCGTTGCCAAGGCACCAACTGGAAAGCATCCCTGTATCGGAAATGGTGCGTTCATCCCAACTGCGTGAGCAACCTGTCGGGGCGGGTCCGTTCCGGGTCAAGGCGATCATTCCGGGCGAGTCGGTCCTTTTTGAAGCCAATGAATATTATTGGAAAGGGAAACCGAAGTTGGACAATATCCTTGTGGAAGTAGTCGGTTCGGCAACGATCGTATCCGAAATGGAAGCGGGACATTACGATGTCGCAATCATGCCGACAAGCTCTTATGAGGCGTACAAAGATTTCGATAATATAACGTTGCTGGGCAGAGAGGAATTGGCGACTGCATACATCGGGTTCAAACTTGGTTCCCAAGATGTTGAATCAGGCGCCAACAGCCTTAATCTGAGTTCCAAAATGGCGGATAGTGCATTGCGGCAAGCGATGGCATTTGCGTTGGACAACGAATTTGTCGCTGCGGTCCTTTTCGATGGGCTGCGGCAGCCGGCAAATGGCATGATTCCTCCAGCGTTCGAAGGATTCAGTGAGGATGAGGCGGCTGGCTTCAGCTACGATCCTGTGAAGGCCGCAACAATGCTGGATGAGGCCGGCTATCTGGACAGTGATGGCGACGGTTTTCGGGAAACGCCGGACGGTGAGCCGCTCGAAATCAGCTTTGCTGCCGTTGCAGGGGGAGACGCGGCTGAGACGGTTGTTGCGTATTATATCCAGCAATGGAAAGCAATCGGCTTGGATGTCTCGCTCGCCACAGGAAGATTGATTGAATATCAGAAGTTCCATGACATGCTTGCATCCGACAGTCCGGCTATTGATGCCTTTCAGGCAATTTGGGGGACAGGCATGGATCCCAATCCAAGCGAAATGTTCGGTCGTACCAGTGCTCTCAACTATACCCGTTGGACCAACGAAAAGAATGATGCGTTGTTGGCTCAGATCAATGCCGCGGCTACCTTGGACGGAAATACGCGGACGGGAATCTATCAGGAATGGCAAGCATTGCTGTTCGAGGAAGCACCAGTCATCCCGACGCTCTGGCGCACGCAGATTTTTGCCGTCAACAACCGCGTCAAAAACTTCAATATCCGTTATGGAGCAGCCAGAGGGTGGGAAACCATCGAACTGACATCAGAAGAACCAGTCCGGTAA
- the ftsY gene encoding signal recognition particle-docking protein FtsY: MGLFDRIKRAFTGEDVVQTPVTEETKIVIDKFDKGMEKTRKSFSEKMNELFAGFREVDEEFFDDLEETLISADVGFDMTLALSDVLRDEVKMKNVRTGEQVKNVIIEKMVEIYEKGQTELPTIKINENGPTVILFVGVNGVGKTTTIGKYAYQLKNQGNKVLLAAGDTFRAGAIEQLEVWGERVGVPVVTSDAKSDPASVVYDALKQAKEEKYDYLLIDTAGRLQNKVNLMKELEKINRIIAREITGGATETLLVLDATTGQNALIQAKQFKETTDVTGLILTKLDGTAKGGVILAIRQELDIPVKFVGLGEGLDDLQVFDPEQYIYGLVKDLLEKK, translated from the coding sequence ATGGGATTATTTGATCGAATAAAACGCGCGTTTACAGGTGAAGATGTCGTTCAGACACCGGTAACCGAAGAAACTAAGATTGTCATCGACAAATTCGACAAAGGTATGGAGAAGACGCGCAAAAGCTTTTCAGAGAAGATGAATGAACTGTTTGCCGGCTTCAGGGAGGTGGATGAAGAGTTTTTTGACGACTTGGAGGAAACGCTGATATCCGCAGACGTTGGTTTTGATATGACGCTGGCGCTTTCGGATGTGCTGCGCGATGAAGTCAAGATGAAGAACGTGCGCACCGGAGAACAAGTGAAGAACGTCATCATCGAAAAAATGGTCGAAATCTATGAAAAAGGCCAGACGGAATTGCCCACCATCAAAATAAATGAGAACGGGCCGACCGTCATCCTGTTTGTTGGCGTAAACGGAGTGGGGAAAACGACGACCATCGGCAAATACGCTTATCAGTTGAAGAACCAAGGGAATAAGGTTTTGTTGGCGGCCGGAGACACTTTCAGAGCTGGCGCCATCGAACAACTGGAAGTCTGGGGGGAACGTGTCGGTGTGCCGGTCGTGACAAGCGATGCAAAAAGCGATCCTGCTTCCGTCGTGTATGATGCGTTGAAGCAAGCAAAAGAAGAAAAATACGACTATCTGCTGATCGATACGGCGGGGAGACTGCAGAACAAAGTGAACCTGATGAAGGAATTGGAGAAGATCAATCGGATCATCGCAAGGGAAATCACCGGCGGCGCAACCGAAACGTTGCTGGTCTTGGATGCCACGACTGGACAGAACGCTTTGATACAAGCGAAGCAATTCAAGGAGACAACGGATGTCACTGGTTTGATCCTGACGAAATTGGACGGCACGGCGAAAGGCGGCGTCATCCTGGCGATCCGTCAGGAACTGGATATACCCGTCAAATTCGTCGGTTTGGGCGAAGGTCTGGATGATCTGCAGGTGTTCGATCCGGAACAATACATCTACGGATTGGTAAAGGACCTGCTTGAGAAAAAATAA
- a CDS encoding KH domain-containing protein, with amino-acid sequence MPEISDLILAIVKPLIVHDDKMSIEIKETSEFMEYHLHLDAEDVGRVIGKQGRVARAIRTIVYSVRTKGTKRVRLVIEGAE; translated from the coding sequence ATGCCTGAAATTTCAGATTTAATCCTGGCAATTGTCAAACCTTTGATCGTCCACGATGATAAGATGTCCATCGAAATCAAAGAGACAAGTGAGTTCATGGAATATCACTTGCATCTTGATGCCGAGGATGTCGGCCGTGTGATCGGGAAACAGGGACGTGTCGCCAGAGCGATCCGTACAATTGTATACAGTGTCAGAACCAAAGGCACAAAACGTGTCCGCCTTGTGATCGAAGGGGCCGAATAA
- the rnc gene encoding ribonuclease III, with product MEKIVKQIATDFSIVFRNEKLLHEAFTHSSYVNEHRHLALQDNERLEFLGDAVLEVIISDYLFHTYDTWHEGKMTRLRAQIVCEPSLSAFAKDCHFDSYIRLGKGEENMGGRQRPALLCDVFEAFIGAVYLDQGIEAARKFINQVMITKLKEDAFSHVMDYKTSLQEELQKNGDVDIQYILLNEDGPAHAKQFDVEVRAFGKVMGQGQGPSKKAAEQKAAQNALESLKK from the coding sequence TTGGAAAAAATAGTCAAACAAATAGCAACTGACTTCTCGATTGTCTTCAGGAACGAGAAACTTTTGCATGAAGCATTTACCCATTCATCTTATGTGAATGAGCATCGTCATCTGGCACTGCAGGACAATGAACGATTGGAATTTTTGGGCGACGCGGTCTTGGAAGTCATCATCTCCGATTATCTGTTTCATACTTATGATACGTGGCATGAAGGCAAAATGACCCGTCTGCGTGCGCAGATCGTCTGCGAACCAAGTTTATCCGCTTTCGCGAAGGACTGTCATTTCGACTCCTATATCCGTTTGGGTAAAGGGGAAGAGAATATGGGCGGAAGGCAACGTCCGGCGTTACTGTGTGATGTATTCGAAGCATTCATCGGGGCCGTTTACCTTGACCAAGGCATCGAAGCCGCCAGAAAATTCATTAACCAAGTCATGATCACGAAGTTAAAAGAGGATGCTTTTTCACATGTGATGGATTATAAGACCAGCCTCCAGGAAGAGCTGCAAAAGAATGGGGACGTGGATATCCAATATATCCTTCTGAACGAAGACGGGCCTGCACATGCAAAACAGTTTGATGTGGAAGTGCGCGCATTCGGAAAAGTGATGGGTCAAGGGCAAGGCCCAAGCAAAAAAGCCGCCGAACAGAAAGCGGCACAAAACGCTTTGGAATCTCTAAAAAAATGA
- a CDS encoding putative DNA-binding protein: MELEKTNNMNTLYEFYNVLLTNKQKGYLSLYYGDDYSLGEIAEEFKVSRQAVYDNIKRTEKILMDYEQKLKLAQNYSLRNKKLDELANYAEETYPADRTLQSLINNLEELDDKDE; this comes from the coding sequence ATGGAACTGGAAAAAACCAATAATATGAATACTCTTTATGAATTCTATAATGTCCTGTTGACGAACAAACAGAAAGGCTATCTTTCTTTGTATTATGGCGATGACTATTCATTGGGCGAAATCGCTGAAGAATTCAAGGTCAGCCGGCAGGCAGTGTATGACAACATCAAGCGCACCGAAAAAATTCTGATGGATTACGAGCAGAAGCTGAAGTTGGCTCAAAACTATAGCCTCCGAAACAAAAAATTGGACGAATTGGCGAACTATGCCGAGGAAACCTATCCCGCAGACAGAACTTTACAGAGCTTGATCAACAATCTGGAAGAACTGGATGACAAAGACGAATAA
- the yidA gene encoding sugar-phosphatase, with the protein MIKLIALDLDGTLLNPDKKISAANKQAIHRAREAGVKVVLCTGRPLMGIKAYVDELDLLQAEDYSITYNGGLVQKNKTSEIISQKVLNYGQIVELYDLSKGLNIPMNMLDLEFVYEPEYPQGRESLYKSLQSSSLPFVEKKIEDFQEQHAFNKVVFCIAPTVLDEAIAKIPADFYSKYSMMKSRPLLFEVMHPEVDKGNGIAALCDHLGITADEVMACGDEENDLAMLDFAGVSVAMGNAPDKIKERASFVTKTNGEDGVAHAIETFVFA; encoded by the coding sequence ATGATTAAATTGATAGCACTCGACTTGGATGGCACGCTGCTGAATCCTGACAAAAAAATCAGCGCTGCGAACAAACAGGCAATCCACCGCGCCCGGGAAGCCGGCGTGAAGGTTGTCCTTTGCACAGGACGCCCTCTGATGGGCATCAAGGCCTACGTGGATGAACTGGACCTGCTTCAAGCAGAAGATTACTCGATCACCTATAACGGCGGCTTGGTCCAAAAGAACAAAACATCGGAAATCATTTCCCAAAAGGTGCTGAACTACGGTCAGATCGTGGAACTCTATGATCTGAGCAAGGGGCTGAATATCCCGATGAACATGCTGGACCTGGAATTCGTATACGAACCGGAATACCCGCAAGGCAGGGAGTCCTTGTACAAGAGCCTGCAGAGTTCGAGCTTGCCGTTCGTTGAGAAAAAAATCGAAGACTTTCAGGAACAGCATGCGTTCAATAAAGTGGTTTTCTGCATCGCGCCTACTGTCTTGGATGAAGCAATCGCCAAAATACCGGCGGACTTCTACAGCAAATATTCGATGATGAAATCACGCCCGCTTTTGTTTGAAGTCATGCATCCTGAAGTCGACAAAGGCAACGGCATCGCGGCTTTATGCGATCATCTGGGCATCACTGCCGATGAGGTCATGGCTTGCGGAGATGAAGAAAACGATTTGGCGATGTTGGATTTTGCTGGCGTTAGCGTCGCGATGGGCAACGCTCCCGATAAAATCAAGGAACGGGCGAGCTTCGTCACGAAGACAAACGGGGAAGATGGCGTCGCACACGCAATCGAAACGTTCGTCTTTGCGTAA
- the rpsP gene encoding 30S ribosomal protein S16, giving the protein MAVKIRLKRMGSKRNPFYRVVVADSRSPRDGRFIEKVGTYNPVVEPAEVKFDEELVLKWLAEGAQPSDTVRNLLSQQGIMKKFHDSKLAK; this is encoded by the coding sequence ATGGCAGTTAAAATTCGTTTAAAACGTATGGGTTCTAAAAGAAACCCGTTTTACCGCGTCGTTGTAGCTGATTCACGTTCTCCACGTGATGGACGTTTCATCGAAAAAGTAGGTACATACAATCCAGTTGTTGAACCAGCTGAAGTTAAATTTGACGAAGAGTTAGTTTTGAAATGGTTAGCTGAAGGTGCACAACCTTCTGATACAGTTCGTAACTTACTTTCTCAACAAGGTATTATGAAAAAATTCCACGACTCTAAGTTAGCTAAATAA
- the ffh gene encoding signal recognition particle protein, whose protein sequence is MAFEGLSERLQGAMTKIGKKGKITEADLKEMMREVRLALLEADVNFKVVKEFVKKVNERALGSDVLESLSPTQQVIKIVNEELTELMGGQQEPFQFSAKPPTVVMMVGLQGAGKTTTAGKLANYMKKKENKRPMLVAADVYRPAAINQLQTLGKQLDFPVYALGTEANPVDIAKQAVEQAKLDGRDLVIIDTAGRLHVDEVLMTELKNIKAAVNPTEILFTVDAMTGQDAVNVAQSFNEQLGITGVILTKLDGDTRGGAALSIRSVTGKPIKFTGQGEKLEDFEPFYPERMASRILGMGDLMTLIERAQQDFDETKAAEMAEKIRENTFNFNDFIEQMDQVTNMGPLEDLLKMIPGMSNVPGLDKMKIDPKDVAHMKAIVLSMTPAERENPELLSQSRRRRIAKGSARSLAEVNRLIKQFNESREMMNKMSKGNFAGMEGLLGQGPKGKMGKMAMQQMARRMNKKKKKKK, encoded by the coding sequence ATGGCATTTGAAGGGTTATCCGAGCGTCTCCAAGGCGCGATGACCAAAATCGGCAAAAAAGGCAAGATTACGGAAGCCGATCTGAAGGAAATGATGCGTGAAGTACGTCTGGCTTTGCTGGAAGCTGACGTGAATTTTAAAGTCGTAAAAGAATTTGTCAAAAAAGTGAATGAACGAGCGTTAGGTTCGGATGTGCTCGAATCGCTTTCACCGACACAGCAAGTCATCAAAATCGTCAACGAAGAACTGACGGAATTGATGGGCGGGCAGCAGGAGCCCTTCCAATTCTCTGCCAAGCCACCGACTGTCGTAATGATGGTCGGCCTGCAGGGTGCCGGTAAGACCACCACTGCCGGAAAGCTTGCCAATTACATGAAGAAAAAAGAAAACAAGCGTCCGATGCTGGTCGCAGCCGACGTCTACCGTCCGGCAGCGATCAACCAGTTGCAGACTTTGGGCAAACAATTGGATTTCCCGGTGTATGCGTTGGGGACGGAAGCAAATCCGGTCGATATAGCGAAGCAGGCCGTTGAACAAGCCAAACTCGATGGACGCGATCTGGTCATCATCGATACGGCGGGACGACTGCACGTGGATGAAGTATTGATGACAGAGTTGAAGAACATCAAAGCTGCCGTCAATCCTACCGAAATCCTGTTTACGGTAGATGCCATGACCGGTCAGGACGCTGTCAACGTAGCGCAATCCTTCAATGAACAGCTCGGCATAACCGGTGTCATCCTTACCAAATTGGACGGGGACACACGCGGCGGGGCAGCGCTATCCATCCGTTCCGTAACCGGAAAGCCGATCAAATTTACGGGCCAAGGCGAAAAACTGGAAGACTTTGAACCATTCTACCCTGAACGCATGGCTTCCCGAATCCTGGGCATGGGCGATCTGATGACGTTGATCGAACGCGCGCAACAAGATTTTGATGAGACAAAAGCGGCAGAAATGGCCGAAAAAATCCGCGAGAACACCTTCAACTTCAATGATTTCATCGAGCAGATGGATCAAGTCACCAACATGGGGCCGCTTGAAGACCTTCTGAAGATGATCCCGGGCATGAGCAACGTTCCGGGACTTGACAAAATGAAGATCGATCCCAAAGATGTGGCCCACATGAAGGCAATCGTGCTTTCGATGACGCCCGCTGAACGCGAAAACCCAGAGCTTCTGTCGCAGAGCAGACGCAGGCGGATCGCGAAAGGTTCCGCAAGATCGTTGGCGGAAGTCAACCGTCTGATCAAGCAGTTCAACGAATCAAGGGAAATGATGAACAAGATGTCCAAAGGCAATTTTGCAGGGATGGAAGGCCTCCTTGGACAAGGCCCGAAAGGCAAAATGGGCAAGATGGCCATGCAGCAAATGGCCAGACGGATGAACAAAAAGAAGAAAAAGAAAAAATAA